The DNA segment AGTAAAAATTCAGGTTCTACAAAAAAGGAACTGGTCTAAACTATCCTCTGAAGTTTCACCATACAGTTGTTATAAGTACGTCTGGCCAGCTGCTATTGCCTGTCATGAGTGAGGGAGACCTGAGACAAATAGAGCTAGTCATTTCTACTTCCTATATGCAATGGGAATATATTTACTCACTGGTGACAGCTGTGCCATTCCCACTGGTGTCTTGGTTTAACAGGAAGGAAGTCAGTGGTGCCCTGGTTCTTGACTTTCTGGGGGAAGCGGAGCAGAACTCTGTAGTCTATGTCCCTTGCTGTGCTCGCTGACCTGGGACAGACCATACAGAGAAAGATACATTAACTGTCATATTATATCTGATAAGGTAAACGTTTACAATTGTAAAAATGAGTATGTTTTAAGTTTATTGGTAATGCAAAACAGTAGTACCTCAGTGACATCCTGTTTAAGTTGCCTATTGAGTGGCaaactcccaattgaaggcattATTTACAGTAACCACACGTTTCAGGAATTGAAGAGACAATGGGAtactgcagatttttttttctcaaagtgTTTCACGGATGAAGAGAAATAGAGAACATATACTATGAAGAAATAGCGCACAAAGCCAGTTGGGCAACTACAGTATAACGTACCTCGCCAAACAGTTCTCCTCAGCCGCACAGCGCAGAGAGTACATCTGCATCCGCTGAATGTATGCACCTGCCTGGATGGCATACGGGTCTGGGACGAGATCTGGGAGCCCTAAAGAGAGACAATGTCATCACATATGCCGTATAAGCGCTTATAACGGTTGTACTCGGAGCGTTTACACTTTTATGCGCCAATTACATACCATTCTGAAAATATCTAGTGCCGTATCCAGTGCCTGGGACGGACGCCGGGGGACGCGGCCGCCGCGTGCGTGCTACGGGCGTTCTGCCTCTGGAAGAATACGTGTTGTAGTAGACGGAATTCCGGTGGTTTTTAAACGGGTTCCGAGGATCGTCCGAGACCATGTCCTCGCCGTTACTTGCTGCCTCATTCGATGTCTCAGCAGGGTTAACGGATCCGGGTCCTGGAGGAGCACCCCTTCGGTTAGGGATGACATAACGTGCGTTGGAATTATCCGTTAGTGCGGGTTGTCTGGAGATAGATGCACCGGGCTCCGCGCGCATCTCTTGGTATTCTACGCCCGGTACAGGCACTGCCTCCCTGCCTCGGGATGGAGTGGCGGAAAGCCCCGAGCGAGCATCCCAGGTAACATCCTGAGTGACAGGGGCTCCTCTCCTCGGTACCCCGCTACCGGAGAACTCGGGGAGCAGCCCAGGAACCGAGGCGTTTACACGGTAAGTGTACTCTGGGGAGTAGCGCCGTGCGCCAGGGGACCCCGCCACTCCCGCTCGGTATGGCACCTCGGGCTGCGACCTGGCCCCTGACTGGCGAGCATTGGGTACCAGATACTGTCTACTGTCATGTCCTATATGTACAGATCCAGGATCTAGAACGTTGTTGGTTTGGTCCCGTAAATGTCCACCTACGTTCGATTCGATTGGTCCAGGTCTTCTGTGCGCCATTGTGCCTTCCCGCGTTCCAGGCTGCGTCTGACCGGTGCCATCCCTCCCTGTGCTCATGTAGACTCTGGACTGGCTTCTCGGCCGCGCCGGTGGTTGATACTCTGACCCGGTGCTCATCAAACTGTACACCTTACCGTTATTCTCCCACTGAATCCTCTGCCGCCAAGGCCCCACTCGTTCGCGTGGCGGCTGCTGCTGCCCGGTAATGAGATGAACCAGTCCTTGGAAGAGGTAGAAGAGTAAAACCGACCACTTCGCCATAACTGATCATTTAAACGTACTAAACCCTCTCTATAACTCATTAACTACAACATTAAACAATCGGCCTACGTATATGACATTTATATTGCGCAGAATAGGCTAAGATGGTTCTGTGGAGGAGTTCGAAGTTCTAAGGAGGAGCGCGCGCACTTTCCGTTCCAGTGAATATGCGGCATAGCCTTCCTGTTTTCTCTGTGTGCGGCACTACTGATAGTTGGAGAGGACAGGAAGCTTGGATTTCTCAGCCATTTATCAAAACGGGCTAGTTTACTTAAGCATGCACAGAAAACCTGAGGTTAGAGAGAAAAGACTTAACTCTTTCCTCCCTGTGGAGTTCAGTTACACAAGCCTTATAACGTAGCTTACACAAGCCTAGAGTTTACTTAGCAAACTTTACGCACTGGTGTCATCTAGGGTCATCTGAATAGCAACGCCACTTTTGTGTGTTTCTCATGATCAATTTGGGCATTATTTCAATGCAAGTAATCTATATAAAAGGCAGTACTTTATTTGACACTTATTTTTTCTTATCATTTTGGCAATTTTTTTCtaaaaagtcatcaatgtaagggaatttcatatttttttcacccaacttttaacctaactCCAATGACAGGATGAACattttggttgatttcacgttgaattcacgttagttgataACTCAACCAAATCAAAACTAAACGTTAAACtgaagtctgtgcccagtgagaagtcagtcagtaggctatcccaacctggtctcatagattagacgtaacatagtaaacgttgATCCGGGATATTCAAATTCGTATGATATaatacatttggtatggttatatAAAACAGATGGTTACCTAaactgtctgggctagggggcagtatttgcacggccggataaaaaacgtacctgatttaaactggttactactcttgcccagaaacgagaatatgcatgtaattagtagatttggatagaaaacactctaaagtttctaaaactgtttgaatggtgtctgtgagtataacagaactcatatggcaggccaaaacctgagaagattccatacaggaagtgccctgtctgacaatttgttgtccttctgttgcatctctatcgaaaatacagcatctgtgctgtaacgtgacattttctaaggcttccattggctctctaaagccgccagaaagtggaatggggtggctgctgtctctgggcaaagaacagcagcagaatttgtaagtggtcagcctggggacagtgagactgagatgcgcgttcacgagactactcaatttttttctttcagcctttgaatgaatacaacgttgcccggttggaatattatcgctattttacgagaaaaatagcataaaaatgtattttaaacagcgtttgacatgcttctaagtacggtaatggaatattttgaatttttttgtcacgaaatgcactcgtgcgtcacccttcggatagtgacctgaacgcacgaacaaaacggagctatttgaatataactatggattatttggaaccaaaacaacatttgttgttgaagtagaagtcctgggagtgcattctgacgaagaacagcaaaggtaatccaatttttctaatagtaattctgagtttagtgagccccaaacttggtgggtgtcaaaatagctagccgtgatggccgagctatgtactcagaatattgcaaaatgtgctttcgccgaaaagctattttaaaatctgacaccgcgattgcataaaggagttctgtatctataattcttaaaataattgttatgtattttgtgaacgtttatcatgagtaatttagtaaattcaccggaagttttcggtgggtatgctagttctgaacatcacatgctaatgtaaaaagctggtttttgatataaatatgaacttgattgaacaaaacatgcatgtattgtataacataatgtcctaggagtgtcatctgatgaagatcatcaaaggttagtgctgcatttagctgtggttttggtttttgtgacatatatgcttgctttgaaaatggctgtgtgattatttttggcagggtactctcctgacataatctaatgttttgctttagctgtaaagcctttttgaaatcggacaatgtgattagattaacgagagtcttgtctttaaaatggtgtaaaatagtcatatatttgagaaattgaagttatagcatttttgaggtatttgtatttcgcgccacgcgattccactggctgttgactagggtgggacgcaaacgtcccacctagcccagagaggttaaggcaaaaacaaaattagggtggttggtcggggggGATGGTTGGGCATATAACGTGAATGTCTAGTTACCTGGTTGGTTGGGGTGGATGGGTGTGTGTATAATGCGAAAGTCtgcattactgtactgtatcatacTAAATTGAGCCTtccggatttacatacagaatcatatgaaatgctctgagaccaggttggctaCTCTGTACCCACCATGAGATATAACAATTGCACTCAACAAGCCTACTGTCCCTATGAATAAAGAGATACAATTTGGTAAACTATATAATAAACACATGTGTTAAACCTAATCACAGAATGACAAACGTCTCAATTAATCTGTCATTGTG comes from the Salmo trutta chromosome 21, fSalTru1.1, whole genome shotgun sequence genome and includes:
- the LOC115157530 gene encoding protein-lysine 6-oxidase — its product is MAKWSVLLFYLFQGLVHLITGQQQPPRERVGPWRQRIQWENNGKVYSLMSTGSEYQPPARPRSQSRVYMSTGRDGTGQTQPGTREGTMAHRRPGPIESNVGGHLRDQTNNVLDPGSVHIGHDSRQYLVPNARQSGARSQPEVPYRAGVAGSPGARRYSPEYTYRVNASVPGLLPEFSGSGVPRRGAPVTQDVTWDARSGLSATPSRGREAVPVPGVEYQEMRAEPGASISRQPALTDNSNARYVIPNRRGAPPGPGSVNPAETSNEAASNGEDMVSDDPRNPFKNHRNSVYYNTYSSRGRTPVARTRRPRPPASVPGTGYGTRYFQNGLPDLVPDPYAIQAGAYIQRMQMYSLRCAAEENCLARSASTARDIDYRVLLRFPQKVKNQGTTDFLPVKPRHQWEWHSCHQHYHSMDAFSNYDLLDVTTGRKVAEGHKASFCLEDTGCDAGFRRRYACTAHTQGLSPGCHDTYAANIDCQWIDITDVPAGNYVLKVIVNPSYHVQESDYSNNVVRCDVTYTGTQVQTRNCRVTRG